One window from the genome of Diabrotica virgifera virgifera chromosome 6, PGI_DIABVI_V3a encodes:
- the LOC114342274 gene encoding LINE-1 retrotransposable element ORF2 protein isoform X1 — MNTHQHARQARCLNATNPTSVNQPYSKCVKNINLNIATYNARSLSTEERFEEMEEELSKVNWDIVGISEVRKKGENLISLPSGHLWYYKGEEESTVGGVGFFVHKRIANRIVSINQISTRVVYLNIKMSTRYILKFIQVYAPTTGHSDEEVQIFYDQISCAIKENPGHFLIIGGDFNAKIGTKEDPSEIILGNFGSEGRNDRGKQLLTFLLENNLYQMNSFFKKKKHRRWTWESPDGKTRNEIDYFLTNKKELFKDVNVLNQFSTSSDHRLVRAKITISIEKERLKMINKKHTKKWVKPTNIPEFEKYINDTLKDTTTTDINILNKQIITTIQQAQTKYCPTNQKDEKLSQPTKTLIELRRQMKGDTSSSKEALNQINKTITKSIRKDIRNYNVEKTKQAIEQNKNMKVLKNVSVQKGKIEINKLRNRTGKETTNRDEILTIVEEFYTELYKSRKKDDNAQPPITVKTGVLNQGSDLMPDITKSEIKEALKKMKNNRTPGEDGIVSEALKIGGNILLEKIKQLFNICLHNAIIPTDWNNATMILLHKAGDKANLENYRPISLLSHLYKLFTRIIVKRMDRKLETYQPREQAGFRKNYGTNDHLQSIKTLIEKVVEYNKPLVLLFIDFHKAFDTVELSKILQALKECRLDYRYTKLLHKIYLQATTTVKLHTNSNRIKIERGVRQGDPMSPKLFNTVLEHAFKSLDWMTKGIKIDGEYLNNLRFADDIVIVAEDLGMAREMVQELVVATENVGLNINISKTKIMTNLVPNQNISIGGKEIELVDRYKYLGHEITIGRDNQTHELKRRIGLGWAAFGKLRETFKSELPTCLKRKVFDQCVLPVLTYGSETLTLTKASATKLRVTQRRMERSMLGITLQDKIRNEEIRRRTKVTDVIERIARLKWRWAGHVARMTDGRWTKRLLEWRPREDKKSVGRPPTRWTDDLRKGARKFRRKNQTF, encoded by the coding sequence atgaatactcaccaacatgcaaggcaagcacggtgtttaaatgccacaaacccgaccagtgtaaaccaaccctattcaaagtgcgtcaaaaatataaacctcaacatcgccacatataatgctcggtcgctctctaccgaagaaaggttcgaagaaatggaggaagaactttcaaaagtgaattgggatattgtgggtatcagcgaagttagaaaaaaaggagagaatcttatctcactcccatcaggccatctgtggtactacaaaggagaagaggaatcgacagtcggaggagtcggcttctttgttcacaaaagaattgcgaacagaattgtgtcaataaaccaaatatcaacaagggtggtctacttaaacatcaaaatgagcaccagatatatcctaaagttcattcaagtatacgcacctactacaggccattcagatgaagaagtccaaatattctacgaccaaatatcctgtgcaatcaaggaaaatcctggccacttcttaataataggcggtgatttcaacgccaaaataggtaccaaggaagacccctctgaaataatattgggaaattttggaagcgaaggcagaaatgatagaggcaaacaactgttaacttttcttttggaaaacaatctctatcaaatgaacagcttctttaaaaagaaaaaacacagaagatggacctgggaaagtccagatggaaaaacaaggaacgaaatcgactatttcttaacaaataaaaaagaattatttaaagacgtaaatgtgttaaaccagttcagcacaagcagtgatcacaggttagtaagagctaaaataacgatatcgatcgaaaaggaaagactcaaaatgataaataagaaacacacaaagaaatgggtaaaaccaactaatattccggagttcgaaaaatatattaatgatacattgaaagatacaacaacaacagacattaatatactgaacaagcaaataatcaccacaatacaacaggctcaaactaaatactgtccaacaaaccaaaaagatgaaaaactaagtcaacctactaaaacccttatagaactaagacgacagatgaaaggagatacaagttccagcaaagaagcgctaaatcaaataaataagactatcacaaagtcaataagaaaagacataagaaactacaatgtagaaaaaacaaaacaagcaatagagcaaaataagaacatgaaagttttgaagaacgtaagcgtacaaaaaggaaaaatagaaatcaacaaactaagaaacagaactggaaaagaaactacaaacagagatgaaatattaacaatagtcgaagagttctacacagagttatacaaatcaagaaaaaaagatgacaatgcgcaacctccaattacagtaaaaactggggtattaaatcaaggatcggatttaatgcccgatataacaaaatcagaaatcaaagaggctctgaagaaaatgaaaaataatcgaaccccaggtgaagatggaatagtatcagaagcactaaaaattggaggaaatatactacttgaaaaaattaaacaacttttcaatatctgccttcacaacgccattattccaacagactggaacaacgctactatgattctattacacaaagcaggagacaaagccaatttagagaattacagaccgattagtctcctcagccatttatataagttatttacgcgaataatagttaagagaatggatagaaagttagagacttatcaaccaagagaacaggcaggattccgaaaaaattacggaacaaatgaccatctacaaagtataaaaaccctgatagagaaagtagtggaatacaataaacccctagttctactttttatcgattttcataaagcctttgacacagttgaacttagcaaaatattacaggcgcttaaagaatgcaggctagattataggtatacaaaattattacacaaaatatacttacaggcaacaaccactgtcaaattacatactaacagtaatcgcataaaaatagaacggggggttagacaaggagacccaatgtcacctaaactttttaatacggtcttagaacatgctttcaagagtttggattggatgacaaagggaataaaaatagatggagaatacctaaacaacttacgtttcgccgatgatatagtcatagtagctgaggatctaggtatggcaagagagatggtacaagaactcgttgtagctacagaaaatgtaggtttaaatataaacatctcgaaaacaaaaataatgacaaatttggtacccaaccagaacatcagtattggtgggaaggaaatagaactcgtagatagatataaatacctgggacatgaaattacgattggcagggataaccagactcatgagctgaagagaagaatcggtcttgggtgggcagcatttggaaaactgagagaaacttttaaaagtgagttacccacatgtctaaagagaaaggtattcgatcagtgcgtcctcccagtcttgacgtacggatcagaaacacttaccttaactaaagcctcggctaccaaactaagagtcacgcagagaagaatggagcggtcaatgttaggaataactctgcaagacaaaatcagaaacgaagaaatcaggagaagaacaaaggtgactgacgtcatcgagaggatagccaggttgaagtggagatgggcaggacacgtagccagaatgacagatgggcgatggacgaagaggttattggaatggaggccaagagaagacaagaaaagcgtcggtcgaccgcctacaagatggactgacgacttaagaaag